A window of the bacterium genome harbors these coding sequences:
- a CDS encoding NAD(+)/NADH kinase — protein sequence MKVAIVANIRKEGIRTLIPAFIDQLGAEGIDAVLDEEIHGIIDDRYSYRPVGTLFDGVGLIISFGGDGTILQTAKLSAGTGIPILGVNLGKVGFLAEISPDEISAVPPMIKNGEYEILSRMAFYAETSCGNRYFALNDVVVDRNADTRILGLSISVDGIFAGELNADGLIVSTPTGSTAHSMAAGGPIVMPDCSVFVLTPICPHSLTIRPMIIEGSREIALGITEGCGRMAVDGQSFVDVPTGYTVKIKRAEEPVRIARFRNKTYFDILHTRLRWGVSLKLKNA from the coding sequence ATGAAAGTCGCCATTGTGGCAAATATCCGTAAAGAAGGTATCAGGACACTTATCCCCGCCTTCATCGACCAGCTCGGTGCCGAGGGTATCGATGCGGTTCTCGACGAGGAAATTCATGGAATCATCGATGACCGTTATTCATACCGCCCGGTGGGTACTCTCTTTGACGGTGTCGGTTTAATCATATCGTTCGGCGGCGACGGAACCATTCTCCAGACGGCGAAGCTTTCTGCCGGTACGGGAATACCGATACTCGGCGTGAATCTCGGAAAGGTCGGTTTTCTTGCCGAAATCTCACCGGATGAAATAAGCGCCGTTCCCCCGATGATAAAAAACGGTGAATACGAAATTCTGAGCCGCATGGCCTTTTACGCCGAAACGAGCTGCGGTAACCGGTATTTTGCGCTCAACGATGTTGTCGTCGACCGTAACGCGGACACGAGAATTCTCGGTCTCTCCATCTCGGTCGACGGTATCTTTGCCGGAGAGTTGAACGCCGACGGGCTTATCGTGTCCACCCCAACCGGCTCCACGGCTCATTCGATGGCTGCCGGCGGGCCGATTGTCATGCCCGACTGTTCGGTTTTTGTCCTGACGCCGATATGCCCCCATTCGCTGACCATCCGGCCCATGATTATCGAGGGTTCGCGCGAGATAGCTCTCGGCATCACGGAAGGATGCGGGCGGATGGCGGTGGACGGCCAGAGCTTTGTCGATGTCCCGACGGGTTATACCGTGAAAATCAAACGGGCTGAAGAACCGGTCCGGATCGCCCGTTTCAGGAATAAAACCTATTTTGATATTCTCCACACACGGCTGAGGTGGGGCGTCAGCCTCAAGTTGAAGAATGCTTGA